A stretch of DNA from Paenibacillus sp. FSL W8-0186:
ATTCGTGGTGGCAACGTGTTGGGGACAAATGGCAGCGTCGTACCGCTGTTCATTCAGCAATTGCAATCGGGTAGAGATCTCACATTAACCCATAGCCTGATGACTCGGTTTTTTCTTACAATAAATGAGGCGATTGAATTGCTGCTCAAGGCTGCCAGATCGGCCATCGGCGGCGAGATGTTTGTCATGAAGATGAAAGCCTGCCGTATTACTGACATTGCAGATGCGCTAGCCGAGCATTATTTAGGCCATACCGTTCCCTTGCAGGAAATCGGGATGAGGCCCGGGGAAAAGCTGCATGAAGTACTGGTCTCCCGTTATGAGTCGCCGTACACATACAAATATAACGAGCAATACTTCGTAATCCTTCCGTCCAATCCTTCTGCCCTACTGTTCAAACAATACAATCATCTTCCACGGGTAAGTTTTGATGAGTATCATTCGAATGACAGTCTCATTACCAACCAGGAAATCGTCGACCTTCTCCGGGAAGGGGGCTTTCTCTCCTGATTTCAATAAGCTTATGCATGATCGTCAAAGATGAAGAAAAATTTCTGCCGGAATGCTTAGATTCAGTATGCGGCATTGTTGATGAAATTATTATCGTGGACACCGGCTCACGAGACAGAACTAAAGAGATTGCCCAAAAGTATACTTCAAAAATTTATGATTTTCCTTGGTGCGATGATTTCTCTGCTGCAAGAAATTACTCATTCGAGCAGGCAACCCAGGAGTATATTATGTGGCTGGATGCGGACGACATTTTATTGCCAGAAGATCAAGAGAAATTGAAGAAGCTTAAGGAGAGTTTGTCTCCAAAAAGAGAAGTCGTAATGATGGATTACTGTTTGTCCTTTGATTCTGCGGGAATTCCTCTCGTCTTATCCCGCAGGCATCGCCTTGTCCGAAGGGACAAAAAATTGAAATGGATCGGAATAGTCCATGAATATATCGACGTTGCAGGAGCGGAGGTTTGTTTTGCCAATGTCGCCGTAGCCCACCGGAGGCAGGGCTCGCATGCAGAACGCAATTTACGGATTATTGATAAATGGATTGCTTCTGGCGGCCAGCTGGAAGGGCGGCTGTTGTTGCATTACGGGAGCGAGCTGGCAGATATAAGCCGATTGGAGGAAGCGGTGGTTCATTTGAATCGATTCCTGCTGCAGCCTGGAAATGCCCTGAGCGATTGTGTACTGGCATGCATCAAATTGGCGGACTGCTACGAAAACCTGGGGTTGAAGGAGAAAAAGCTGGAGACACTTCTTCGTTCCTTTCAATACGATTCGCCGCAGAGTGAAGTTTGCTGTGCGATCGGTGGATGCTTCGAAGAACGAGGACAATGGGAGACAGCGATCTACTGGTATCGTCAGGCTCTCCAAACCGCAGAGGAATTTGTACTTGGGTTTATGGAGAATCGCAGCTTTCGCACCTGGCTTCCCCACTGCCGGCTTTGTATCTGTTATGCAAAACTAGGGAACCTGGAGAAGGCCGATTGGCATAATGAACATGCGCTCCAGTATTTGCCGCAGGATCCGCAGCTCCTAGCCAACCGATCCAAATTCAATAATCTACTTCGGCCTCAAGCTTAGGACAATAACAGAAAAGCGAAGCGGGATCAGCCCTGCTTCGCTTTTAAATTTAGCAGCATGTTGCGGAAGTCTGCGGCGTATTGCTGCGGAGACATGAAGTTCAATACATATTCGGCTCCTTGATTCCGGATATGCTCACGCAACTGTAAATTTTCCATGAGCTCTAGTGCTTGCTGCACCGCGTCATCTTCATTGTCTCGATCAAAAAATTTGCCGGTTTCGTTATGCCGAATAAAAAAACGCACTCCTTCCGAATCCGTGCTGAGCACGGGACAACGGCACGCGATCGCTTCTGCAACGGCATAGCCGAATCCTTCAAGTACGGAGGTGGAGAGGAGAAAGCCGCCAGAGTCCCCCACCTGAGATAAATAACCCGGCATTGCGGCATGTGGGGCATTCGCATGAACTTTTATATGATCGTGTAGCCCATAAGAGTGCACCTTCTGCCAAAATAATTGAAGTGTTTCCTCTGGGCTGAGCATATCGTCTAAAAATACCCAGAACTCCAAGTTGTGTTTAAGCTCAAACAGAGATTTGGCGATTTCCAGGAATAAGCCCCAGTTTTTATTGATTTCGAGACGTCCAATCCATGCAATAACAGGCTTTGAAGGAACTTCTCCAGACTGGTAGCAAAATTTAACAGTATCAAGCGGGTTAGGAAAAGTAAATTTTGAGAGGGAGGGGCAAAACTCGTCAATTAACTGAAGAAGATGCGGGGTAGGGGGCATAAGTACTCCTTGACAGTTAGCCTGGAGTATGGATGCTCCTTCGTTTAGCGTATTTTTGGCTGCTGTCATTGTTCCGAACCCTTGTGCTTCGAATAATATGGGGCCAGTATATTTAAGTTTGCGGATTCTTTGCGGCATAAGGTAATCGGAAGTGGCAATAATGGCATCGTATTGAAACATTTGAAGTATTTTGAATAATTCAGGGTCTGTTGGGGAGATAAAAGTTGGGATGTCCGAGATGTTCTGCAGACCAGAACCTGTGCTTGTATATAGAAGATGTCCCTTGATGGCCACTTCCCGAAGCGCTTCGCATCGCAGGCGATTTAACGTTTCCACGCCTCCGCTGGGAACATAAAACGTAAACAGAACCTTCATCATGTGTCACCTCGAAAAATGTATATCATATAGTACGCGCCGAAAAAATAAGGGTGAGGGTATGTTTACCTGTATGCAGCGACTTTCCCCGGAGCATCCTAACGGATGTTCATTATCCATCACTTTAAAAACGGGGGATGACTAAATGCGAATAGCCAAAGTTGTTAGCTTGTCTTTGTCGGCAACGCTTATTGCCGGAATGGTCGGATTAACGGGCTGCGGGACTAGAACCGATAATACGAACATGCGATCTCAAAGCGTCCGCAACAACGGAAATTACGACGTGAATTCCCTGAGAACAGGCGATCGGAATTTCACGCGGAGTCTTGGCAACGGTCAAAGCGAGCGTATCAACTCGTTGAAGTACAGCCCTGCTTTGAGCAACAAAGTAGCGCAGATGCGAGAGGTTCAATCGGCTCATGTTGTGGTTACCGATCGCGATGCTTATGTTGCGGTAACCCTTCATGGACAGGGCCATCAAGGTACCGGTACAAGAGCCGGTGGAGTTAATCAAGGGACTACAAGATTTGGCAATCAAGGCATGAGCAATTATGGCATGACAAGCACCGGCACGACAGGTACGGGAACTACAGGTCTTGGCAGAACTCCAGGTACTTTCCCTAACGGTACGGCTGGATTTGGTACGGGAACAGGTTACGGTTATGGAACGAGAACGGGGACTGGCCTTGGAAACGGCACGATAGGATACGGCCCAGGCACTGGCATGGGATTAGGTTCGACGGGTTATGGCACAGGTACGGGAACTGGGACAGGTATTGGAGCAGGGACTGGAACCGGGTACGGAACAGGATATGGAACGGGATACGGGACCGCTGGTGGAAGAAATTATGATGGGCTTGGCGGAGGACTGATGGGCCGTTCTGGTGTAGCTGGAAGTTTGTTTGATACGACTACCCGCGGAAACAGAGGGGTAAACGGAATGAATGGCGGCACTGATGGGATGATTGGAATGAAGAGTACGCGCGGCAGAAATACGGTGGATGGTGTAGGAACTACTCGCGGTTTTGGTACGGGAACTGGGA
This window harbors:
- a CDS encoding glycosyltransferase, producing MMKVLFTFYVPSGGVETLNRLRCEALREVAIKGHLLYTSTGSGLQNISDIPTFISPTDPELFKILQMFQYDAIIATSDYLMPQRIRKLKYTGPILFEAQGFGTMTAAKNTLNEGASILQANCQGVLMPPTPHLLQLIDEFCPSLSKFTFPNPLDTVKFCYQSGEVPSKPVIAWIGRLEINKNWGLFLEIAKSLFELKHNLEFWVFLDDMLSPEETLQLFWQKVHSYGLHDHIKVHANAPHAAMPGYLSQVGDSGGFLLSTSVLEGFGYAVAEAIACRCPVLSTDSEGVRFFIRHNETGKFFDRDNEDDAVQQALELMENLQLREHIRNQGAEYVLNFMSPQQYAADFRNMLLNLKAKQG
- a CDS encoding polysaccharide biosynthesis protein, which encodes MFKDKIILVTGGTGSWGRTLTRTLLRENPAEIRIFSRNEYAQVQMQRDFGNDPRLKFVIGDVRDYDAVESGCKGTDYVFHLAALKHVPVCEHQPAEALKTNVMGTENVIRASIAQKVAKVIDVSTDKAVDPINTYGMTKAIGEKLMIHANLLSEHTRFTCIRGGNVLGTNGSVVPLFIQQLQSGRDLTLTHSLMTRFFLTINEAIELLLKAARSAIGGEMFVMKMKACRITDIADALAEHYLGHTVPLQEIGMRPGEKLHEVLVSRYESPYTYKYNEQYFVILPSNPSALLFKQYNHLPRVSFDEYHSNDSLITNQEIVDLLREGGFLS
- a CDS encoding YhcN/YlaJ family sporulation lipoprotein: MRIAKVVSLSLSATLIAGMVGLTGCGTRTDNTNMRSQSVRNNGNYDVNSLRTGDRNFTRSLGNGQSERINSLKYSPALSNKVAQMREVQSAHVVVTDRDAYVAVTLHGQGHQGTGTRAGGVNQGTTRFGNQGMSNYGMTSTGTTGTGTTGLGRTPGTFPNGTAGFGTGTGYGYGTRTGTGLGNGTIGYGPGTGMGLGSTGYGTGTGTGTGIGAGTGTGYGTGYGTGYGTAGGRNYDGLGGGLMGRSGVAGSLFDTTTRGNRGVNGMNGGTDGMIGMKSTRGRNTVDGVGTTRGFGTGTGTVVDNVPQSVKDHISSVVKKTAPHIRNVHVSGNPEFMTHVSNYATQHRTGGTLQGHVRDFEHLVNRIFPGRAGTMTGPSGYRNTGTGTTGTGTTGTGTGMSGTTGTGTGSGTGFSGGVTR
- a CDS encoding glycosyltransferase family 2 protein, with translation MIVKDEEKFLPECLDSVCGIVDEIIIVDTGSRDRTKEIAQKYTSKIYDFPWCDDFSAARNYSFEQATQEYIMWLDADDILLPEDQEKLKKLKESLSPKREVVMMDYCLSFDSAGIPLVLSRRHRLVRRDKKLKWIGIVHEYIDVAGAEVCFANVAVAHRRQGSHAERNLRIIDKWIASGGQLEGRLLLHYGSELADISRLEEAVVHLNRFLLQPGNALSDCVLACIKLADCYENLGLKEKKLETLLRSFQYDSPQSEVCCAIGGCFEERGQWETAIYWYRQALQTAEEFVLGFMENRSFRTWLPHCRLCICYAKLGNLEKADWHNEHALQYLPQDPQLLANRSKFNNLLRPQA